ACATGAAGATCGTTACTTGGATTGCAATGATTCTTTTGGTGGTCGGCGGCCTCAACTGGTTGCTGGTCGGCGCTTTTGGTTTCGATTTAGTTGCGACACTGTTCGGTGAAATGTCTGCCCTCTCACGTACCGTTTACGTGCTCGTTGGTCTATCCGCTATCTACATCTTTTTTTGCTCTTCGAAGCTGATCGGATCTATGCCAGCCGACCGGTCATCCGCGGTAGTCCGCTAATCGAGGAGTCGCCCGAGGAACACTGCGGCTTTGCAAGCAATTTCGTTAACGATTCTGGTACAGCTGCCAGCCCGGAGCTACTGGCGAGACTCATCTTCTCGCAGCAGGCGCCCTGGAATCACCGGCCTGTGAAAATCCGCGACGTATTTCTTGTTGCACCGTTCCACCGCCTCGTCGTTCAGTCGAGCGCACACCGTGCCCCCGCACCCCCGGATCGGCTGGCCGCGGGCTTCCGGAACATGAAGCAACTCGCACTATCATCTGACCAAGGGGGAGCCTGGTGACGGCTAAAGAGCAAATCGGATCTCGTCCCGAGAAGAATGAACTGCCCTCATCGACAAAACAGAACCTTGACGTTGTAACGACTTTCTATGAACGCGAAGACGCTGAGATCTCGGGCGTGCAAATGGGGATCGAACGCGTGAGCAATTTCTTTGGCAGCCCCGGCTACTTCGCCTTCGCCGTTGCGTTCATCGTTCTCTGGGCGCTTGCAAACGCCTGGGGCACGTATGCCGGTTGGGCGCACGTCGACGAGCCCCCATTTTTCTGGCTGCAGGGTGTTGTGAGCTCTAATGCGCTCCTTCTGACGATCGCTGTCTTGATCCGACAGACCAGAATGGCGAGGCTGGCCGAGCACCGTGCGCACCTCGACCTGCAGATCAACCTCTTGACTGAGCAAAAGGTGACGAAGATTCTTCAACTCATCGATGAGTTACGGCGCAGCGCGCCGTCACCTCAAGGACGGCCTGACGCCGAGGTGGCTGAGTTGACCAGACGCGCAGACACTGAGGTAATGTTGGATGTCATCAAGCAGCAGCACGAAGACCGCTAG
This window of the Burkholderiales bacterium genome carries:
- a CDS encoding DUF1003 domain-containing protein, yielding MTAKEQIGSRPEKNELPSSTKQNLDVVTTFYEREDAEISGVQMGIERVSNFFGSPGYFAFAVAFIVLWALANAWGTYAGWAHVDEPPFFWLQGVVSSNALLLTIAVLIRQTRMARLAEHRAHLDLQINLLTEQKVTKILQLIDELRRSAPSPQGRPDAEVAELTRRADTEVMLDVIKQQHEDR
- a CDS encoding DUF378 domain-containing protein, whose protein sequence is MKIVTWIAMILLVVGGLNWLLVGAFGFDLVATLFGEMSALSRTVYVLVGLSAIYIFFCSSKLIGSMPADRSSAVVR